A region from the Arachis ipaensis cultivar K30076 chromosome B01, Araip1.1, whole genome shotgun sequence genome encodes:
- the LOC107635572 gene encoding ABC transporter B family member 11 isoform X1, whose amino-acid sequence MVVEESIDGNITSCEVTGSVSHSQIPNHENSQEIKGREEAPKKNKAKTESNKTVPVYMLFSFADSWDHLLMFVGTISAIGNGISNPLMSVLIGDTIDAFGRNGSNKQVVDEVSKVSLKFLCLGIAAFFAAFLQVSCWVITGERQAARIRGLYLKAILRQDVGFFDKETNTGEVTERMSGDTFLVQEAMGEKVGQFIQYVASFLGGLIIAFIKGWLLTLVLLSSLPPLVLAGSLMTCAFAKMASRGQAAYSEAATIFDRTIGSIRTVASFTGEDQAIALYNESLTKAYRSGVQEGVAAGLGLGLLRLLAFSSYALGVWYGGKMVLEKGYTGGEVMSVFFAVLIGSLSLGHASPSLTAIAAGQAAAYKMFETIKRQPDIDSYDTAGRKLDDISGDIELREVCFSYPTRPDELIFNGFSISISSGTTAALVGQSGSGKSTVVSLIERFYDPQAGEVLIDGINLREFQLKWLRQKIGLVSQEPVLFLCSIKENIAYGKDGATDEEIIAAAELANAARFIDKFPHGLDTMVGEHGTQLSGGQKQRIAIARAILKDPRILLLDEATSALDAESERVVQETLDRIMVNRTTVIVAHRLITIRNADTIAVIHQGKVVEKGSHDELIKDPNGAFSQLIRLQEIKKETEQNDECSADSGRQSSRGSSEIGNSNHHSFRITDAMTSEGGPQVLPSAALSPTPPEVPFFRLACLNKPEIPVLLLGTLVAVICGTITPALGLVVSKMINTFFEPADKLRKDSKHWALVFVAFSVAAFIFHPLRSYFFSVAGSKLIKRIRLMCFDKIIHMEVGWFDKAENSSGALGARLSIDAASLRALFGDALGMLVQDASTALTALVIAFEANWQLALIILAMMPLLLLNGHLQIRSMRGFSANAKKQYEEASQVANDAVGNIRTVASFCAEEKVMELYQKKCEGPMQTGIRQGLVSGSGYGLSIFFLFCVYGCSFYAGARLVKDGKTTMSEVFRVFFCLTMTAIALSQSSLLAPGASKAKSSAASVFAILDQKSKVDSSDKSGITLQDVKGEIKFNHVTFKYPTRPNVHIFTDLSLTIHSGQTVALVGESGSGKSTVISLLQRFYEPDSGEITLDGTEIKKLQLKWFREQMGLVSQEPVLFNDTIRSNIAYGKGGNATEAEIVAAAQLANAHKFISSLHKGYETIVGERGIQLSGGQKQRVAIARAIVKSPKILLLDEATSALDAESEKVVQDALDRVMVNRTTIVVAHRLSTIKGAHLIAVVKNGVIAEKGTHDALLKKGGTYASLVAFFSSSSSS is encoded by the exons ATGGTAGTTGAGGAAAGTATAGATGGAAATATTACTTCATGTGAGGTGACAGGATCAGTAAGTCATTCACAGATTCCGAATCACGAAAATTCGCAAGAAATTAAGGGAAGGGAGGAGGCTCCAAAGAAGAACAAGGCCAAAACTGAAAGCAATAAAACAGTACCCGTTTACATGCTTTTCTCATTTGCAGATTCTTGGGATCATTTGCTTATGTTTGTTGGGACAATAAGTGCAATTGGGAATGGAATATCCAACCCTTTAATGAGTGTACTAATTGGAGATACAATTGATGCTTTTGGAAGAAATGGTAGCAATAAACAAGTTGTTGATGAAGTTTCCAAG GTCTCTCTGAAGTTTCTATGCTTGGGTATAGCTGCCTTTTTTGCAGCATTTTTGC AGGTTTCTTGTTGGGTGATCACTGGGGAGAGACAAGCTGCAAGAATAAGAGGCTTATACCTCAAAGCAATTCTGAGACAAGATGTCGGCTTCTTCGACAAGGAAACTAACACCGGCGAGGTTACTGAAAGGATGTCAGGAGACACATTTCTTGTTCAAGAAGCCATGGGGGAAAAG gTAGGACAGTTCATACAATATGTGGCAAGCTTTTTAGGAGGGCTTATCATAGCATTCATCAAGGGTTGGCTTCTAACCCTTGTCCTGCTATCTTCCCTGCCTCCTCTTGTCTTAGCTGGTTCTCTAATGACTTGCGCTTTCGCGAAGATGGCATCTCGTGGACAAGCAGCATATTCTGAAGCAGCAACTATATTTGACAGGACTATTGGTTCAATTAGAACT GTTGCATCCTTTACTGGTGAGGATCAAGCTATAGCTTTATACAATGAATCCTTAACCAAAGCATATAGGAGTGGTGTGCAAGAAGGAGTGGCTGCTGGTTTAGGCCTTGGTTTGCTTCGATTGCTCGCCTTCAGCAGTTATGCTTTGGGTGTATGGTATGGAGGGAAGATGGTTCTAGAGAAAGGATATACAGGAGGTGAAGTCATGAGTGTGTTTTTTGCAGTATTGATTGGATCATT GTCTCTGGGGCATGCATCTCCAAGCTTAACTGCAATTGCTGCAGGACAAGCCGCGGCCTATAAAATGTTTGAAACAATAAAGAGACAGCCAGATATTGATTCTTATGACACGGCTGGTCGGAAGCTAGATGATATTTCCGGAGATATAGAACTTAGAGAGGTTTGCTTTAGTTATCCAACAAGACCAGATGAACTCATATTCAATGGATTTTCCATTTCAATATCAAGTGGCACTACTGCAGCTTTGGTAGGACAAAGTGGGAGTGGGAAATCAACAGTTGTTAGTTTGATAGAGAGATTTTATGATCCACAGGCTGGTGAAGTTCTCATTGATGGTATCAACCTCAGAGAATTTCAACTGAAATGGCTCAGACAGAAGATAGGCCTAGTTAGCCAGGAGCCGGTTCTGTTTTTGTGTAGCATTAAAGAGAATATTGCATATGGTAAGGATGGTGCAACAGATGAAGAAATCATAGCTGCAGCAGAACTTGCTAATGCTGCTAGATTCATAGATAAATTTCCTCAT GGACTCGACACGATGGTTGGTGAGCATGGAACTCAGCTTTCTGGAGGACAAAAGCAAAGGATTGCTATAGCAAGAGCAATTCTGAAAGATCCTAGAATCTTGTTACTTGATGAAGCTACAAGTGCCCTTGATGCTGAATCTGAGAGAGTGGTTCAAGAGACACTAGATAGAATAATGGTTAACAGAACAACTGTTATTGTAGCGCATCGCTTAATCACAATAAGAAATGCTGACACAATTGCTGTTATTCATCAAGGAAAAGTTGTAGAAAAAG GTTCACATGATGAGCTCATTAAGGATCCTAATGGAGCTTTTAGCCAGCTTATTAGACTCCAAGAAATAAAAAAGGAGACAGAACAGAATGATGAATGCTCTGCAGATTCTGGACGGCAATCAAGCCGAGGATCATCCGAAATTGGGAACAGCAATCATCACTCATTCAGAATAACAGATGCTATGACATCAGAAGGAGGACCTCAAGTTCTTCCTTCAGCAGCATTATCACCTACACCTCCAGAAGTTCCATTTTTCAGGCTTGCTTGTCTTAACAAGCCTGAAATCCCAGTTTTACTCTTAGGGACATTGGTAGCAGTTATATGTGGGACTATTACACCTGCTCTGGGGCTTGTAGTATCTAAAATGATAAACACTTTCTTTGAACCTGCGGATAAACTCCGCAAAGATTCAAAGCATTGGGCATTAGTATTTGTTGCTTTCAGTGTGGCTGCATTCATATTTCATCCATTGAGGTCCTACTTCTTTTCTGTGGCTGGTTCTAAGTTGATAAAAAGGATTCGGCTTATGTGTTTTGATAAAATAATTCACATGGAAGTAGGATGGTTTGATAAAGCTGAGAATTCAAGTGGAGCCCTTGGAGCAAGGTTGTCAATTGATGCTGCTTCGCTTCGCGCTTTGTTTGGGGATGCACTTGGTATGTTGGTTCAAGATGCTTCCACTGCACTTACAGCCTTGGTGATTGCGTTCGAGGCGAATTGGCAGCTAGCTCTCATTATCCTTGCTATGATGCCTCTTCTGTTGTTAAATGGACATTTACAAATCAGATCCATGAGAGGATTTAGTGCAAATGCAAAG AAACAATATGAGGAAGCAAGTCAAGTAGCAAACGATGCAGTAGGGAATATCAGAACAGTTGCTTCTTTCTGTGCTGAAGAGAAGGTAATGGAGTTATATCAGAAGAAATGTGAAGGACCAATGCAAACAGGCATAAGGCAAGGTTTAGTGAGTGGAAGTGGTTATGGCCTATCAATCTTCTTTCTGTTCTGTGTCTACGGATGCAGTTTCTACGCCGGTGCCAGGCTTGTTAAGGATGGCAAAACAACAATGTCAGAAGTTTTCCGC gtatttttttgtcTCACAATGACTGCTATAGCATTATCTCAGTCCAGCCTACTCGCCCCGGGCGCAAGCAAAGCAAAAAGTTCAGCTGCTTCTGTGTTTGCCATTCTTGATCAGAAATCAAAAGTAGACTCCAGTGATAAGTCTGGAATCACATTGCAAGATGTGAAGGGAGAGATTAAATTCAACCATGTCACTTTCAAGTATCCAACTAGGCCTAATGTTCATATATTCACAGATCTTTCCTTAACCATTCATTCAGGACAG ACAGTGGCACTAGTTGGAGAAAGTGGGAGTGGAAAGTCAACAGTAATATCATTGCTGCAAAGATTTTATGAACCAGATTCAGGTGAGATAACTCTAGATGGAACAGAAATCAAGAAGCTACAACTGAAATGGTTTAGGGAGCAAATGGGGCTAGTAAGCCAGGAGCCTGTGTTGTTCAATGACACCATTAGATCCAACATTGCATATGGAAAGGGAGGGAATGCAACAGAAGCAGAAATTGTTGCTGCTGCACAACTTGCTAATGCTCACAAATTCATTAGCAGTTTGCACAAG GGTTATGAGACAATAGTAGGAGAGAGAGGGATTCAACTATCAGGGGGTCAGAAGCAAAGGGTGGCAATAGCAAGAGCCATAGTGAAGAGTCCAAAGATATTGCTTCTAGATGAAGCAACAAGTGCACTTGATGCTGAGTCAGAAAAGGTGGTTCAGGATGCACTTGACAGGGTTATGGTAAACAGAACCACCATTGTGGTGGCACATAGGTTATCAACCATTAAGGGTGCACATTTAATTGCTGTGGTTAAAAATGGTGTCATTGCTGAGAAAGGCACACATGATGCTTTGCTCAAAAAGGGTGGCACCTATGCTTCCTTAGTAGCATTCTTCTCAAGTTCTAGTTCATCTTAA
- the LOC107635572 gene encoding ABC transporter B family member 11 isoform X2, whose product MASRGQAAYSEAATIFDRTIGSIRTVASFTGEDQAIALYNESLTKAYRSGVQEGVAAGLGLGLLRLLAFSSYALGVWYGGKMVLEKGYTGGEVMSVFFAVLIGSLSLGHASPSLTAIAAGQAAAYKMFETIKRQPDIDSYDTAGRKLDDISGDIELREVCFSYPTRPDELIFNGFSISISSGTTAALVGQSGSGKSTVVSLIERFYDPQAGEVLIDGINLREFQLKWLRQKIGLVSQEPVLFLCSIKENIAYGKDGATDEEIIAAAELANAARFIDKFPHGLDTMVGEHGTQLSGGQKQRIAIARAILKDPRILLLDEATSALDAESERVVQETLDRIMVNRTTVIVAHRLITIRNADTIAVIHQGKVVEKGSHDELIKDPNGAFSQLIRLQEIKKETEQNDECSADSGRQSSRGSSEIGNSNHHSFRITDAMTSEGGPQVLPSAALSPTPPEVPFFRLACLNKPEIPVLLLGTLVAVICGTITPALGLVVSKMINTFFEPADKLRKDSKHWALVFVAFSVAAFIFHPLRSYFFSVAGSKLIKRIRLMCFDKIIHMEVGWFDKAENSSGALGARLSIDAASLRALFGDALGMLVQDASTALTALVIAFEANWQLALIILAMMPLLLLNGHLQIRSMRGFSANAKKQYEEASQVANDAVGNIRTVASFCAEEKVMELYQKKCEGPMQTGIRQGLVSGSGYGLSIFFLFCVYGCSFYAGARLVKDGKTTMSEVFRVFFCLTMTAIALSQSSLLAPGASKAKSSAASVFAILDQKSKVDSSDKSGITLQDVKGEIKFNHVTFKYPTRPNVHIFTDLSLTIHSGQTVALVGESGSGKSTVISLLQRFYEPDSGEITLDGTEIKKLQLKWFREQMGLVSQEPVLFNDTIRSNIAYGKGGNATEAEIVAAAQLANAHKFISSLHKGYETIVGERGIQLSGGQKQRVAIARAIVKSPKILLLDEATSALDAESEKVVQDALDRVMVNRTTIVVAHRLSTIKGAHLIAVVKNGVIAEKGTHDALLKKGGTYASLVAFFSSSSSS is encoded by the exons ATGGCATCTCGTGGACAAGCAGCATATTCTGAAGCAGCAACTATATTTGACAGGACTATTGGTTCAATTAGAACT GTTGCATCCTTTACTGGTGAGGATCAAGCTATAGCTTTATACAATGAATCCTTAACCAAAGCATATAGGAGTGGTGTGCAAGAAGGAGTGGCTGCTGGTTTAGGCCTTGGTTTGCTTCGATTGCTCGCCTTCAGCAGTTATGCTTTGGGTGTATGGTATGGAGGGAAGATGGTTCTAGAGAAAGGATATACAGGAGGTGAAGTCATGAGTGTGTTTTTTGCAGTATTGATTGGATCATT GTCTCTGGGGCATGCATCTCCAAGCTTAACTGCAATTGCTGCAGGACAAGCCGCGGCCTATAAAATGTTTGAAACAATAAAGAGACAGCCAGATATTGATTCTTATGACACGGCTGGTCGGAAGCTAGATGATATTTCCGGAGATATAGAACTTAGAGAGGTTTGCTTTAGTTATCCAACAAGACCAGATGAACTCATATTCAATGGATTTTCCATTTCAATATCAAGTGGCACTACTGCAGCTTTGGTAGGACAAAGTGGGAGTGGGAAATCAACAGTTGTTAGTTTGATAGAGAGATTTTATGATCCACAGGCTGGTGAAGTTCTCATTGATGGTATCAACCTCAGAGAATTTCAACTGAAATGGCTCAGACAGAAGATAGGCCTAGTTAGCCAGGAGCCGGTTCTGTTTTTGTGTAGCATTAAAGAGAATATTGCATATGGTAAGGATGGTGCAACAGATGAAGAAATCATAGCTGCAGCAGAACTTGCTAATGCTGCTAGATTCATAGATAAATTTCCTCAT GGACTCGACACGATGGTTGGTGAGCATGGAACTCAGCTTTCTGGAGGACAAAAGCAAAGGATTGCTATAGCAAGAGCAATTCTGAAAGATCCTAGAATCTTGTTACTTGATGAAGCTACAAGTGCCCTTGATGCTGAATCTGAGAGAGTGGTTCAAGAGACACTAGATAGAATAATGGTTAACAGAACAACTGTTATTGTAGCGCATCGCTTAATCACAATAAGAAATGCTGACACAATTGCTGTTATTCATCAAGGAAAAGTTGTAGAAAAAG GTTCACATGATGAGCTCATTAAGGATCCTAATGGAGCTTTTAGCCAGCTTATTAGACTCCAAGAAATAAAAAAGGAGACAGAACAGAATGATGAATGCTCTGCAGATTCTGGACGGCAATCAAGCCGAGGATCATCCGAAATTGGGAACAGCAATCATCACTCATTCAGAATAACAGATGCTATGACATCAGAAGGAGGACCTCAAGTTCTTCCTTCAGCAGCATTATCACCTACACCTCCAGAAGTTCCATTTTTCAGGCTTGCTTGTCTTAACAAGCCTGAAATCCCAGTTTTACTCTTAGGGACATTGGTAGCAGTTATATGTGGGACTATTACACCTGCTCTGGGGCTTGTAGTATCTAAAATGATAAACACTTTCTTTGAACCTGCGGATAAACTCCGCAAAGATTCAAAGCATTGGGCATTAGTATTTGTTGCTTTCAGTGTGGCTGCATTCATATTTCATCCATTGAGGTCCTACTTCTTTTCTGTGGCTGGTTCTAAGTTGATAAAAAGGATTCGGCTTATGTGTTTTGATAAAATAATTCACATGGAAGTAGGATGGTTTGATAAAGCTGAGAATTCAAGTGGAGCCCTTGGAGCAAGGTTGTCAATTGATGCTGCTTCGCTTCGCGCTTTGTTTGGGGATGCACTTGGTATGTTGGTTCAAGATGCTTCCACTGCACTTACAGCCTTGGTGATTGCGTTCGAGGCGAATTGGCAGCTAGCTCTCATTATCCTTGCTATGATGCCTCTTCTGTTGTTAAATGGACATTTACAAATCAGATCCATGAGAGGATTTAGTGCAAATGCAAAG AAACAATATGAGGAAGCAAGTCAAGTAGCAAACGATGCAGTAGGGAATATCAGAACAGTTGCTTCTTTCTGTGCTGAAGAGAAGGTAATGGAGTTATATCAGAAGAAATGTGAAGGACCAATGCAAACAGGCATAAGGCAAGGTTTAGTGAGTGGAAGTGGTTATGGCCTATCAATCTTCTTTCTGTTCTGTGTCTACGGATGCAGTTTCTACGCCGGTGCCAGGCTTGTTAAGGATGGCAAAACAACAATGTCAGAAGTTTTCCGC gtatttttttgtcTCACAATGACTGCTATAGCATTATCTCAGTCCAGCCTACTCGCCCCGGGCGCAAGCAAAGCAAAAAGTTCAGCTGCTTCTGTGTTTGCCATTCTTGATCAGAAATCAAAAGTAGACTCCAGTGATAAGTCTGGAATCACATTGCAAGATGTGAAGGGAGAGATTAAATTCAACCATGTCACTTTCAAGTATCCAACTAGGCCTAATGTTCATATATTCACAGATCTTTCCTTAACCATTCATTCAGGACAG ACAGTGGCACTAGTTGGAGAAAGTGGGAGTGGAAAGTCAACAGTAATATCATTGCTGCAAAGATTTTATGAACCAGATTCAGGTGAGATAACTCTAGATGGAACAGAAATCAAGAAGCTACAACTGAAATGGTTTAGGGAGCAAATGGGGCTAGTAAGCCAGGAGCCTGTGTTGTTCAATGACACCATTAGATCCAACATTGCATATGGAAAGGGAGGGAATGCAACAGAAGCAGAAATTGTTGCTGCTGCACAACTTGCTAATGCTCACAAATTCATTAGCAGTTTGCACAAG GGTTATGAGACAATAGTAGGAGAGAGAGGGATTCAACTATCAGGGGGTCAGAAGCAAAGGGTGGCAATAGCAAGAGCCATAGTGAAGAGTCCAAAGATATTGCTTCTAGATGAAGCAACAAGTGCACTTGATGCTGAGTCAGAAAAGGTGGTTCAGGATGCACTTGACAGGGTTATGGTAAACAGAACCACCATTGTGGTGGCACATAGGTTATCAACCATTAAGGGTGCACATTTAATTGCTGTGGTTAAAAATGGTGTCATTGCTGAGAAAGGCACACATGATGCTTTGCTCAAAAAGGGTGGCACCTATGCTTCCTTAGTAGCATTCTTCTCAAGTTCTAGTTCATCTTAA